The following is a genomic window from Pygocentrus nattereri isolate fPygNat1 chromosome 8, fPygNat1.pri, whole genome shotgun sequence.
ATGAATAATAGAGCTATGATAGTGATCAAATTAATTAAAAGTagatctattattattattattattattattaaatttcagaaattctgaaaaagcAAACCTTTCAGTGCAAGATCACCAGAGGTTTATTTACAACAGATACGATTTTATTTTACTACTAAAAATGCTCGTTTATGGCACAAACACCATTAAATCTCAGTCCTACTTTCTTCTCCTGATCAAGTCTCAACTCCTCGCGGTTGTGTTGCAGTGCAGTGGACACGGCCTGGTCCACTGCTCTCTGGTGCTCCTGCTTCTGCTGTTCCAGCGCCGCCTCGATGCGGATCTGCTCGCGTactcgctgctcagccagcTCGCGGTTCAACTGGTCAATGCGGCGGTGAGCGTGAGCAATTAAAGAGTTCAGGTCATCTGCACTCAGCTTCCCTGCtggagagagaggtgcagagaatTACTCCAAACTGACCAGCTCACAGGAGACCGTACTGTAGCTTTGAAATCTGttcgcaaaaaaaaaattatttaggaTTTATTAAGAGGaaggagcaggagcaggaggaggaggtggggaTGTCTCAGTTCCTCTGACAGACTCAAGAGACAATCTGGTCAGATTTCTCAAGTGTTATTGTTTACAGTCCTTCAAGGTCAACTGACACGCAAACGTAAAAGGACACGCCACCCTTAAAACTAGCACTCGGCCCGAGTCAAAATCTGAGCACCTTATCAAACCTCGCACAAATCCTGCAAACCTTGTGCAGGCAAGCTGTCTTAACTGGCGACGTTTAAAAAGCAAACAATTCATAAAAATCTGTCTCAAACTTCAATAATTTCCCCAATGAATAATAAACATTCATCTTTAATCTGGTCAGTCTTTGGAGATGTCGAGGTGAAATCAGCGTATGATTTTACATGAACATCAAACATCTCACCACCTTCTGAAACGAAAAACTGTCATTTTCAATGCTGCTTCCCATTATATAAAAAGGTTTTGAGACCATAAAACAGCTGTTTGCCCATTTTTGGGACACGTTTTAACATTCCCAACACTCTTCACCAGTGTCTTCCTTGGTATGAAGAGAAGGTTTAGCCTGAATAACAGCAGCTTTGGTTTTTCATACTGCTGAAAGCACGTGTTTACTATATTTTGAGCTAAAGGTGGTTTAAACTTCTGAAAGGTCTGAGTGCTGACATCAAAACAAGGTGAGAAAACACGAGATATGGCATTATTCCCAACGCACTTTTACTGGTTGATGCAAGTCTTTGGGGAGAAGCCATGGTAAGATCTAAAcagctttttatttaaatctacTACAAATCCATCCTGTTTTATGAAAAACATTGACAGCACCCCGAGAGCTGAATATTGGTCCTTCTTACTTATGCGATCTTCCGTTTCCATATAAACCCACCCGTACTCTCCGCTGCTCTTGAGCGGATTTGCTAACCATTCCTCCATCCAACCTCCACAGTTTGGTGATGAAGCATTTTCTAAACTTTCTAAGGAACTCTCTTCCTCCACTTGTCAACTTGACCGTCGTCCTTTCTTATTTTATTACTCAGGGGCTGAATTTCAGTGCAGGGTTGTGGTTTATTGCACATAATTTCATTGATACCCACAAATCTAACCCTACAACGTGGGAAATTCCTGCAGGCATTCACAGCGATGTTCAACCTTTTTAACTCACTTTAACAAACTTTGTCAtctttcataagctacattcaaaaggtgggtgtcctAGGAGAGCGGTAAcggtcttctttccagtcaaattgtTGGGGAATgtagttttaaaactttataataCAAGATGATGTACTaattgtttttctactgaaagtcgacccgtttttccacaaatccgggctctaaactataaacagacggcgtctcttcagtgatctgctctggaaacattatGTTTATAAAAGATTAGGATTTATAGTGTAAGATTTTTCGtattcagcagtaaattgtatgCATATAGTCATGTTTatgataaaaacacattttctattaatttgaGGAGAgcttttctaaataaataaataaataaataaaatgaataaataaataaaaacactttacatttatttcatgcagttacggAAAAACCGAAAAACATCCTGGAGAATATAAATAATGCTCAGCCAGTATCTGCACCAGTATAAAATGCGGGACGAATGAACGAACGGACCGACTTGTGCTCTGGACAACACCAACACACCTGGCGCGCCCTCCCTATGAGCCTACGAGCGCCTTCTGCTGCTGCAGCACCTCTCGCTCAGACAGTTGGGCGTCCGGCGCATTGCTCAAGGGTCAGCCCAGGGcatcaaactggcgaccttccagccacaaggctggttccctaacctccagcccacgactgctggACTTGGAGGCCTGCAATTATGGACCATTGGCTGAATCGTAAATCTACATCCTCTGATGTGGAACCCACTCAGAAAAAGAACACCGGAACCTGAAAGGGCGCAAACAGCAGTGGTAGCGATGTCAGCGTTAACAATATTAACCCTCAGGGTCCTCAGTCAGGTGACCGTAACGTGAGTGAGGTGAAGCAGCAGCTCAAGCGCAAGTTTCAGACTAACTGGCTCAGAATATTTCCATGGTTCGAGCTTAACGACGGTGAAATGAGCCGCTCGGTTTGTAAAACGCTCCGTGCTGTGCCTTTTACCAGCCGATGTTACAAAACCTCAACTTTAAGGCGCCACTCGGGAGGCGTTTCTCACACAGCAGCCTTGACAAGAAAGCGTGAGGCAGAATCAGCAAAGAATGTGATGCCTAGTGCTGAAGTTGCGCAGTCGCAGTGTGAGGAGGAAACGAAGGGGCTTCTCAAAACTGCCAACTTTATAGCAGAAAAAACTGGCTAATTCAAGAAAGAGGGATTCTTTCAAAAAGAACGGGACAAGGTAAGACCTATAGTTAAGCTCTCAAGCACTACCCCCCCAACAAACTGTATACATCCCCCTATGTGAAACATTTCAGCGGGTAGAGCAGGTAAAGCCTGTGTGTGGGAGCTTACTGAGACCCTTCCAGTTTGCCTGGACTTCAGGAGTGATGCTGCTCAACTCTCTCTGGAACTGAACCttggcctcattcaccagctcGCTGTACTGAGACACGATCTTCGCCTCAGACTGGGCCGCCTGCACCTGAAATGCAGATGGAGACGGTGACGCCACGTTCAGGTGTAGCTTACAGGTTATACGTACAGTTATATGTCAGCATTTTCATACCTGGAGACAATACACGGTTCTTTGTACATGTCTGGGTCTGTGCTAAAGCTAAAATAGATTACAGACTCTGATTTTCTACTGATCTGCCTGCGTGTTGATGGGATTTGTCAGCTTCTAAGCACATTACTGAACCTGATTACAGTACTTACTTTGGTTACGACTTTGTCCAAGTCCACGATCATACTGTGCAGGTTCTCCTCTGCAGCCAGGATCTGGGGTCTTGCTGATTCAATCTTGGAGCCCTTGGCACTGTCGATCACGACTCTAAGCTTCTCAAGCTGTTCTCTAGGTAAGCACGGGGAAAACACATGGACAAAAAACTATCCAGTAAATAACTGTCCATTAAAGCCTTCTTGACCATGGTGACATCAGAACTGGTGCTGCTTTGTTTAAGGGTACGCAATGGAAAGAAGCTGCTCTTCTAAAATATGTCCTAGTCAGGAATTCTTAAAGTGTAAGCTCAAGatcaagtgacccttattagtcccacaacggagaAATCTCACCTCTGCAATCtcacccatctgtgcagtgagacaccacatacacactagtgaacacgcactaggaggcagtgagcacacttgcccggagaagtgggcagccctatccacagcgcccatgGAGCAGCTGGGGgccaggtgtcttgctcaagggcacctcagtcacatactgtcggctcaggggatcaaaccgacgaccttccggttacaaggctggttccctgacctctagcccatgactgccccatcaGTAAGAGTGCATAGTAAGTACTGCCAAGGTTGGAGCACTGCTATTTGACAATCTCTTGCACTGCTGTATCCAACATCCTCCTAATGTGGCCATAAACCTTGCAGGTCTACATGAACTCATTAGCATAATGTTAACTGAACTctgttatttcatttcatttgctaTCGGCAATGCCAGCAATGtgtctttatttacattgaaacatttgaaacattgagcgacttacaatttgatcaatttacacagtagtgttaggagtcttgcccaaggactcttattggtatagtgtagggtgcttgtccaaacaggggattgaaccccagtctacagtgtagaaggcagaggtgttacccactacactaaccaaccaccaattTGACTGTCAAGTCCGTATCCCCCAGTTCTCGGCCTTACTTTGCCTGGAGCAGAGCCTGTCCAGCTTGGTCTACAGTTCGGGTTCGATCACTCAATGCGTCCTCCAGCTCCCTCCACTGAGCCGACTTCTTATCTGGAGGatcctgaacacacacacacacacacacacacacacacacacacacacacacccgctgCTATTAGAGAGCGACCTATGGCAAATATTACAGTACAGGCTGTACTTCACTTAAAGTAATTAAGTACAAGTAAACTTGTAATTCAATTAAAGATGGTAAGGGGgtatttcaaaaataaataatcaaaactgaataaataaatacataacattAAGTATATAAAACTGTCACCACATATTAATAAGCTTCTTTTTATACAATAATATCATGTACAACGTACAGCACAAGGTCTTGATGTTCTACTCAATATTATAGCATTCAAGGACTTCGGGTTATCACTTACTGTGAATTGTATACTGTAATTATGTCATTactatatttgttttttgtcatCTACTTCAAGATTTCAGACTCATGTACAGCTCtccatcattctggacacatctgaAATGTCTTCATTATTTATAGCTTCATACTAATTACCAGAAAGCTTAGAATTTTCATTATTCTAGTAAACTGACATGTTATAGGAATATCTAAAAGCAAACAGGCATCACAAAAATCTTGAAGTATTATATTTAGGGCTGGGAGATAAATCAAAAACAGATCTAAGCAAATAATGGTGAtgtcatgatgcactgaattatTTCCTAAAGACTCATCAAATAGTTGTGACACCATGTCACCATTTATACAGTTTTAACTGTAAATGTTCTTTTCTATGACACAGTGAAGAGAACAGACAGGAGAGAGCAGGAAAAGGCAGGTCAACCAGGGCTGCACAATACTGACATTAAAAAAGATGTTTGATAAAGCTGTCGGATATCACAAGATATAAGAAGTGAACAGTGTGCCTCGGACTGGTTGTGACGCaagtagactttttttttttctatgtgtaAACAGAAACCTAACTAGCCTCTCCTTTACGCAAACtagcaaaatacaaaattacaaaagcatCATTCACTATTGTGCAAAACGAAAAGAAAGAAGCTACTTACATCAGAACTGCaagcacatttttgtgcacTGAAAGTCTGAGAAACAGCATTACCTCAACAGCTTTTTCTATAAAggctacaaaaacaaaagtgtatgtgtatttttataCAGGCACGCAAGAATTACGGAGTATGAGAACAAACCTCATGTTTGATGCATCTTTATGAGTTTGTAGCTCAGGATGGAGTGGGTTTTGAGCTGTGCATGTTTTGTAATTGGCTGTTTAGCCTAATGGTTAAGTTACATGACCCCGATTAGCTGATAGAGTTCGGCTTCTAACCGTTTGAGCCGGCAATGTAATGACGTCTCACTGGTGCCGTTAACAGTTTCTCTCAACTCACAAACTCACGctgcaataacaataaaaatatgatttatcgAGCAGCCCTAGGGTCAGCCAGGAGGCacgagagcgagagggagagagagcgagagggagagagagcgagagagagcgagagagagagagcgagagagagagagggagagcgagagggagagcgagagcgagagggagagcgagagggagagcgagagggagagcgagagggagagcgagagggagagcgagcgagagataGAGGGCGAGAGATAGAGGGCGAGAGATAGAGGGCGAGAGATAGAGGGCGAGAGATAGAGGGCGAGAGATAGAGGGCGAGAGatagagggcgagagagagagagcgagagagagagagcgagagagggagagcgagagggagagcgagagggagagcgagagggataGAGGGCGAGAGATAGAGGGCGAGAGATAGAGGGCGAGAGATAGAGGGCGAGAGatagagggcgagagagagagagcgagagagagagagcgagagagagagcgcgagagagagcgcgagagcgagcgagagcgagagagagcgagagagagcgagagagagcgagagagagcgagagagagcgagagcgagagagagcgagagcgagagcgagagcgagagcgagagagagagagagagagagactcacctCCGAGTCCATGGCCtctctgagtttgtgtgtgtgtttgccgaTGGCAGAGAGGGCTACCTCCTGTGCTCCAATGGCCTGCAGGGTGAGCTTGGCTGAAACCCCCAGAGCATCCTCAAGGTCAGCTGACAAagctggacacacacacacacacacacacacaccattttaCTCACAACTCTTCACAAATAGTTtacactaaggcccaatcccaatTCTTAtttttcacccctaccccttgttttcgagcatcaccttgccccttggaaccgACTTATAAGGGGtcgtggttgaaatcttccctacgaaatgggaccctcaaataaaaaacatttacagctactagtgctgctctgtacgtgaccctgccagtctgcagtgatagcagtaAAGGGGGCTCAGCAGTTATTAATGTGCACAAATCAACTTATTAGGTTCAAATGTACACATACTACTACCAGTAGATCCGCTTTAAAGAACAAGGGCCCTTAAGTGCACATACTAGCTATATGTACCTGAAAAAGTAATCAATGAATATTTCAGTTATGCAATTTTCAGGCCTTTGGTAAGAAAGAGCACTTGACTGAATAAAAGGAGACCAAACATGGGGTCACTTTATATTGTAGGCTGTGATATGAGCCTGTGTGTCAGAAGATCTCTGGAACACCTACCAGCCAGAGCATCCTGTTCTGCCTGGTCCTGCTGAGCTAAGCGGGCAGACACTTCCTCCACAGGTCGCTCTTTCAGGGCATGTTCGTCAGGAGCACACTCAGAGCAGCATTCTTCAGCTACAAATCACAAGTTGAACACGCTTATAAACGGCACAGGCACAAACACATACTAACTGACTTGTGGCCCAAATCCCCCCTCCTCGTACCACGaggcatgcaaaaaaaaaaaaaatgcagcatcTACAAAAAGGCCACAAACTGGGTGCAAAATGAGTTTGTGATGCTGATGAGTTAGGGTTTAGATATTTAAAAAGTGTAGTGGTCATGCAAAGGGAGGAAGGAATGAGTGGGTTAGTAATGAGTTAGACAAAAACACATCTGTCCTGAagctggagagacagaaaacgCAGAAAGAAGGGCAACGTTGGGATGAAGAATCTCAAAACACACGTGGCGAGGCAGGCAGCAGTGCCGTGTGCCGGATCAACTGATCCAGGACCAGCTCGTATCCAAGTATGACAGGTATCTGAACTTGCTCACTGGTCCTGGATCAGTTGCAAAGGCCGGGAGCACTGCTCCAAGCTGTGCGGCTCTAACCTGCCGCAGGCTGGCCGGGCGAAAGGGTCTGGGCTTCGGGCTCGGCGGTCGCTGGTTCGTAGCTAGTGACCGGGGCGGGCACAGACGGCACCTCACTCATGGCTGAAATGATATGGGCTGCCTCAGCTGAGGCCTCTGTAACAACAGTGGAACCTACGTCAGGACAGGCGGGGGTGACACGGAAGTCATAAGCAAGTTCACACCAGCTGTTGGCATATTCAAAGTTTGGTCCCTAACTTTAAACGACTGATTGGAGAAAAATTTGTCTCAAGGTTAGTCAGGCAGGACGTTTTTGGCTTCATCTTTAAATAACTAACTAAAAGAACTTGACAGGAGCGGCATTTCGTGATGCAGCGGTGAACAGCAGCGCTCATTTTCCAAAACACCAGACCAGACGAATGCGATTCCCACAATATTCACCATTAATAAGAAAACTTCTTGTTACCAGGCCTGGGCCTATATTTTCGCATTAAACCCAAATGGTGGGCTGCAGCGTAGAACTCCCTGATACACTACCTTTACACTTAAAGTAGTTTAAACGTGAACTTAAACTACATATTAAAGTAATATGCAATAATGCAACAAGTGGTTCATCTCTCGTTTTGAAAACTGTAAAAGCACGTATTGCTATTaatgagctcctgctggtgtgggttcataaTGGTTCCTTCTCTTTAGATTACCCACACAAACAGCCTTGtgcgcccccttgtggagaaactCCACACTGCTAAACAGGTCCAAGTGCATGCATGTGCAAATAATTCCTCTATAAAGCAAAATCTGAttgttttttggtacagaaGCATGCTTGTTCATTGTAAATTCAATTTGTatataatcatgtttttatcaTTCAGGTTACAAAAGCTAATTCTTGTCACAGGCAAGAGTAAACAATGCCTGCTGCTCTGTGCCTCTGGGCTCACTTCCAATTTCGGCCACAAAATGGAGAGTCAATGACCCAAATGCCCACTTGCCTTGGAGGTttctttttgtattattttttttccctcaaatctacatgctcacacacacacacacacacacacacacacacacacacacacacacacccaaatgTACTGCTGGAATTTGTTAACTGTATCCACTGTGATAGTCAACGTGATGGTGCAGTGACCATGGTGTCAAGACAGTCTGACGGCATAGTTGCAGCTCTACTGGCTGAGGTTTGCTTACATGCCTCttcaaaaataaagttttaaacaAAATACGGTGTTAAACAAGCTGCCATTACACTAAGAGGCTATCCTTGCAACTAACCTGACAATACAACTTAAATCGGATGACCTCAGGACAGACCAGTTCGGCAGGGAGGACCACCACAGTCACCACAAAGGAAAtagcacattttttttcacaatgtaGCACATTTTTGtactataaatacaatatatgaTAAACATCTTTCTATTATTGCGATCACAAATTCTTAATTTCAGTAATTTATTGGCTTGGCAGCCAAAGTGACTAGTATTAATTCATATATCTGTACGCCTGGTAGCAACCATCTTATGAACTGATtttcttctgtatttttttttacatttttatagataaccaTGTTATACAGTGTGAAAAAACTACACaggcaagtctatttgagattatttaacatctTCACAGCGCTTTAAGTAAGCGCGAGAAAATGcatcatgacatttttacaGGGCCGACGGTATAAGGTATAAGCTTTCACGACGTGTCAGCCTTGTAGCTCCGCTGCAAAAGTAAAGAATTAAATgctttttccccaaaaaatgACTTAGAAGTAGACTTTGCTCTGCTGAGGCAGGTAAATAAATGGTCATGCTAAATTACTGCCACCATGGATTAATCGTTTCTTTGGTCAATTTCAGTAACTGTAAATCAAAGTACGTAATGATTCAAAATGCAGTCAGAGTCAATATACATTAGAGcatgaaagagaaaagacatCCTGAATCAATGATTTGTTAAAGATTAGATTTGGTTAGGAAATCAATTTCAAAAGTGAAGAGTGAGACTGTAAAAGCACTAAAGTGGCATATGCAGTTCACAGAACCTGTTGCATGTATAGAAAGATAAGGTAAGAGCCCCTAATAGCCCccttttaaaggagaatttgcTATACCACAAAACAAGAGAAGCAATAATGTACACAGCACCTATGTTCACAAAGAAAGTTCCACAAAACAACCTTCGCTGATACAGTCATCACACATAGGACCCATCTATACACTGTTTCATACCTGGCAGTGGAGGAATTATGTCGTTCCCACATGCAGGGATGTCTTAAATAGTATGTACAACTCAAATCCCAGATACCAGCAGGATACTTCACCTGGCCTGTTACAGactcaaaataataaacatctagaccaggggtctttaattaaaacacaataagGTCCATTTAGAGAAAATGACCTCAagtgaaggtccagaacatcaatGTGTAACTTGCTTCATGATTCAGttccatatactgtttactgaagtagcctagtaggaatatcagcatcttatacagtcgacaactgaatatcagatcaaataaagtccagttcggtcagatttcaacaacatttactgtcagtttcctcttcttagatcacgtcatgtggaataacttccctctgactcactttcttctctgactgctgtttctctcctcgtccctcccctgtgtggcgtcactcactcaagtctcagTGCTTATCGTAATGAAcggatctgattggctgagtagcgtcatgtgtgatatttacaatgcatgagACTGGTCTGGGAGTCTCCCAGGTCACTATAGCGGTAACAAAGCTTACAAAAGTTaccatcttcttctgtgagtttattggctggctgCGAGGCAGCAATCTGATTACTCTCCGACTCCTGTAGAACcagagtttcccattatctgattactcaagtgcatgtaaatgtgttggtcgGATcgctgacaaaatctgattttctgcaattatcgcattattttgtgcatgtaaacacaattaCTAGTGGGCTGTCACAAGGAGAGGTTTGGTAAcagctacacaaacacacagacataaaatcacaaatttCTGTATGAATGTTAATTGTATTTACCATACTAGTGTTTCTCTGAGCAAATAATGCTTACAGATGAATAGTTTTCCAAACATAATATTCCAAGGTGCTTAAACATCTGCACATTACTGAATATCCACAGTCCCACAGCTTTAACCCTGCAATTTCCTTAGGAAATAATAACATTTCTATCTGTATATCTACTGTGTGCCTGTACACatcctcacatacactcaccctCAATGGTCTGTGGTGACTGAGCTGGGGTTTCGTCTATAGCAGGCTTGGGTTCCACCGGTGCTGCCTCCGGCTGCTTGTCTTTAGCTTTGCCTTTTGCTTTGGGCTGCTTTGAGTCCTTTGAGGCTTCAGACACCGAAGATATCTGCAGTGGTTCAACCTTGACCTACCATACATCCATACACAAAAGCCTATTTTAAAACCCCTAAGCCAGCTCAGAAAGGGTGTAAGCTATGGGAAATACATACAATTAACTGTGGATAATATaggagtgtgtgttttttctacAGTTGAATAGAAATCTTACCGGTTTCTTTTGCAAAGGGACAAACTGTGGTGGAGGGGGACCAAGCGTCATCTCGAAGAGTTGGTCAGAATAGGGAACGCTCTTCTCAATATTTGCCCTGAATTTGGGGTCCCATTTGGCATACAGGATTGTACCACCTAACCCACCACCTACTGTCAGAAGACTGGCAGCTACGATCTTACCAGCAGCAGACCTGCAATACACAAACACTGAATTTATCAAAAGTAACCCGCATTTTAAACACATTGATATTTACAGACGACTACAGAATCAGGTATTTGCAGAAACAACCACAGGGTCATAACttctgttcacacagcaggtaaaactgGCCAATATccaatctttttcttcatatgtgacaaagatgtgtgtctgtgtgaacagataaacacacaatctgacattttcaattacGATACGCggcactttcatatgtggtactgaaatccgacaCGTATCCGATATGCAGCAACGCCAcgcagtctgaacagccagatcggaattcatccTTTACGTCAATCCCAACTCAAAATTCGTCATAAGTTGGTGCcactgagactcaaacatttgggATGATATTTCTGTACAAGATATGAAGCGACTCATCCAAAAccctccgtgtttgaagagatttagAAAGAAACGCCTGAACGCAGCcgtaggagaacgaggccgcagcgTCAAAAAACAGTTAAGGGTctgaaaacaaagtttaaagaatctgaggacacgGACCAAAGAAGTGACCACACCCTTTATACGGCTCGAACACATTccgggtgatgagcccagctttCGGTCAGTGACGCTTCTTGGTGTCTCCTGTGATGCTGTGATCCGGTAGCGACTGGAGTTcgttggcagtcgtgattgtttacctctggatgagccccATGAAGCAGCGTGAAGCTCTGATCTTTTGTGGGCAAGTTTAGGAGCTGGTCTGTTCAGACTGACGTCGCATACAGACCCCTTTTAAAAGACGTTGTGGACACAAAaaagatttggtgagaaaatcagatttgggccactttcacctgctgtgtgaaccTTAGACTCAACTGAAAACTGGTGGGGTGATTTCACAAAGATCAAAAACTCTGAAGAATCTGGAGATATtctgaat
Proteins encoded in this region:
- the immt gene encoding MICOS complex subunit MIC60 isoform X2, which gives rise to MLRVCLKGANAAARKCVCGKVAVHPLQHCRRYASAGNSGSAAGKIVAASLLTVGGGLGGTILYAKWDPKFRANIEKSVPYSDQLFEMTLGPPPPQFVPLQKKPVKVEPLQISSVSEASKDSKQPKAKGKAKDKQPEAAPVEPKPAIDETPAQSPQTIEEASAEAAHIISAMSEVPSVPAPVTSYEPATAEPEAQTLSPGQPAAAEECCSECAPDEHALKERPVEEVSARLAQQDQAEQDALAALSADLEDALGVSAKLTLQAIGAQEVALSAIGKHTHKLREAMDSEDPPDKKSAQWRELEDALSDRTRTVDQAGQALLQAKEQLEKLRVVIDSAKGSKIESARPQILAAEENLHSMIVDLDKVVTKVQAAQSEAKIVSQYSELVNEAKVQFQRELSSITPEVQANWKGLRKLSADDLNSLIAHAHRRIDQLNRELAEQRVREQIRIEAALEQQKQEHQRAVDQAVSTALQHNREELRLDQEKKVHEVREVMEAEMRTQLRRQAAAHTDHLRDVLKVQEHELREEAQENMNSKLMEQETNYRRLAQEQLDAFTLDMNSAYARLKGIEEAIDSHVIAEEEARQAHQLWLSVEALNYTLKTAAADSPTEPLEDAVRAIKESCAENEFAQALATALPEESLSRGVYSEASLRARFYGVRRMARRVALIDETRNSLYQYFLSYLQSVLLFEKEQEAPPVKLAPQDLDTFKLLAYATYSIERGDLELAAKFINQLRGESRRVAQDWLKEARLTLETKQVISLLSAYANAVGLGTTQAP
- the immt gene encoding MICOS complex subunit MIC60 isoform X3; translated protein: MLRVCLKGANAAARKCVCGKVAVHPLQHCRRYASAGNSGSAAGKIVAASLLTVGGGLGGTILYAKWDPKFRANIEKSVPYSDQLFEMTLGPPPPQFVPLQKKPVKVEPLQISSVSEASKDSKQPKAKGKAKDKQPEAAPVEPKPAIDETPAQSPQTIEAEECCSECAPDEHALKERPVEEVSARLAQQDQAEQDALAALSADLEDALGVSAKLTLQAIGAQEVALSAIGKHTHKLREAMDSEDPPDKKSAQWRELEDALSDRTRTVDQAGQALLQAKEQLEKLRVVIDSAKGSKIESARPQILAAEENLHSMIVDLDKVVTKVQAAQSEAKIVSQYSELVNEAKVQFQRELSSITPEVQANWKGLTGKLSADDLNSLIAHAHRRIDQLNRELAEQRVREQIRIEAALEQQKQEHQRAVDQAVSTALQHNREELRLDQEKKVHEVREVMEAEMRTQLRRQAAAHTDHLRDVLKVQEHELREEAQENMNSKLMEQETNYRRLAQEQLDAFTLDMNSAYARLKGIEEAIDSHVIAEEEARQAHQLWLSVEALNYTLKTAAADSPTEPLEDAVRAIKESCAENEFAQALATALPEESLSRGVYSEASLRARFYGVRRMARRVALIDETRNSLYQYFLSYLQSVLLFEKEQEAPPVKLAPQDLDTFKLLAYATYSIERGDLELAAKFINQLRGESRRVAQDWLKEARLTLETKQVISLLSAYANAVGLGTTQAP
- the immt gene encoding MICOS complex subunit MIC60 isoform X1, translating into MLRVCLKGANAAARKCVCGKVAVHPLQHCRRYASAGNSGSAAGKIVAASLLTVGGGLGGTILYAKWDPKFRANIEKSVPYSDQLFEMTLGPPPPQFVPLQKKPVKVEPLQISSVSEASKDSKQPKAKGKAKDKQPEAAPVEPKPAIDETPAQSPQTIEEASAEAAHIISAMSEVPSVPAPVTSYEPATAEPEAQTLSPGQPAAAEECCSECAPDEHALKERPVEEVSARLAQQDQAEQDALAALSADLEDALGVSAKLTLQAIGAQEVALSAIGKHTHKLREAMDSEDPPDKKSAQWRELEDALSDRTRTVDQAGQALLQAKEQLEKLRVVIDSAKGSKIESARPQILAAEENLHSMIVDLDKVVTKVQAAQSEAKIVSQYSELVNEAKVQFQRELSSITPEVQANWKGLTGKLSADDLNSLIAHAHRRIDQLNRELAEQRVREQIRIEAALEQQKQEHQRAVDQAVSTALQHNREELRLDQEKKVHEVREVMEAEMRTQLRRQAAAHTDHLRDVLKVQEHELREEAQENMNSKLMEQETNYRRLAQEQLDAFTLDMNSAYARLKGIEEAIDSHVIAEEEARQAHQLWLSVEALNYTLKTAAADSPTEPLEDAVRAIKESCAENEFAQALATALPEESLSRGVYSEASLRARFYGVRRMARRVALIDETRNSLYQYFLSYLQSVLLFEKEQEAPPVKLAPQDLDTFKLLAYATYSIERGDLELAAKFINQLRGESRRVAQDWLKEARLTLETKQVISLLSAYANAVGLGTTQAP